The Feifania hominis genomic interval AAGACATTTTTGAAGACAATGTTTCCCACCGACGGCGTGATGCCCTCGGGCGGCGCGTTGTGGGCGCCGCAGTCCATGCGCCGCTGTGCCTGCTCACTGCTCAAGCCCACCGCCGGGTCGGGTGTCAGCCGCTCAAAATCCATGTGCGTTGTCGACTCTGTCCTGTCTTTCACGTCTCGCCGTTCCTCTCTTTTAAGCCCTTTTTTCTATCATAAATCAAAACAGAGCCCGATACAAGCCGAAGCCTCAAACCGTAAGAAAATAGACAGGGCGTACAGACCCCTCACGCCGGAGAAATCTGCCGTCCCTCTCCTCTTCCAACACCTCTGCCGGGGCAGCTGCTCCCTGTCATCCCCTATCGCTCCCAGCGTCCCGTTCATAACCGGCAGGGCGATATCATTCCACAGCGCAGCTCTGTCCCGTGCCTCTTCGGCGGAATAGCCCTGCTTGCGCAGTTCCCATTCCATCTGGCTCACATAGGATTTTTCACCCATGATCTGGTCATCGGCAAAGCGCTCCATGGCGCTTGCGGCGCTGGTGCTGGTGAAGCTCAGGCCTGCTGCGTAATTTCAACGTTATATGCCAAAAGAGAAGAGAGCGGCAAAGCCGCTCTCTTCTCCTATAACTTTTCGCCATGAGAATTTTTTATTTCTTTAGGGTAATTATGATAGTTTACTTCTATTAAATCTTCTCGGCTAAATGATTGACTGATACTTTTTATTACTTTTAAAACTCTCATTGCACAAGCATAGTACTCTTCATATTCATCATCTGTCCCATCATTATCCGTTTCATAGCATGTATCAATTTGAGCTTCAATAATATCTCCACTAGGAAAAGTTAAAGTATAAATCTCGTTTTGATTGCTACTGGCAGACAAAAATAATTTTTCCATAACTTCTTTTTCTTTATTAGAAAAAAACATTAATTACCTCCTATTGGTTGTGCGGGAATAATATGTGTTCCTGTCTTTGAATAATGTATTATCCCCACTGTTGTATCAACAGCCTCCCCTGTTATGGGGTTGACATATTGGCCTATCACTCTTCCAAAATTTATACGCTCCTTGTTTACACCAATCCAGCTTCCCGAGCCCGCAAATTCATTCACTAATTTTTGCGCATCTTCTACAGTTCCGTTAAATATACTTCTTCCCTGTATATAATTACGATTGCCAACAATATGTTTTCCCTGTTTACCTGAGTTAACCGTTGTAGTAAATCCGTGGGTGCTTTTGCTGCTCTCTCCATTCATTATACCATCAGGTTTATTCTGTGCAAGGTGGTTCTGGTCCGTTTGGCTCTGTTGGTCTTGCAGGTTCTGGTTCTGCTGAATCTGGTTGAGCTGGTCATCGAGAGCAATGGTCTGGGCATATTTGCCCCGCAGCCCCGCTATCGTTATCAGCCCTATCGAGGTCACCACCGACCCTATCGCTCCCAGCGTCCCGTTCATAGCCGGCAGGGCGATATAATTCCACAGCGCAGCTCTGTCCCGTGCCTCTTCGGTAGAATAGCCCTGCTTGCGCAGTTCTCGTCCCATTGTCCTGCACCCTAAAAGAGAAAAGAGAGCAGCTTCGCTGCTCTCTTTTCTCTCATTTTATGTTTCTCTTTTTTCTCCTGTATCTATTCTATATTAATTATCGTACTGAAATTTCTGATACAGCAGCTGAGCTTTCTTGTATGCTTTTTCTACTACTGCCTCATTTGTTGTTTTCAAAAGCCATTGCTTAGCTTCAAAAAAATGAAACCCAAATTTCTTCTCATAATACTCCAAAAACGTATACGCTTTTTCCACGATATTATGTGTATTAACTGTTTCAGGTTTGCTAATTTTCTGCCAATCATTAAAAACAGCTTTATCGGCGGGCTGTCCATCCTCCCATAATTCTGGAGAAATTGCTCCTAAAAATCCTCCCAAATCATCTGTCTTACACTGATTATAGCCTTCATCTAAAATATAGAAAAAAATTAAGAATGATTGCATCGTTTTCATCTTTTCTCCTTCTCATTGCTCTTTTAATCCTGTATATGGATTCCATGGTTTTGATGTCTCATTAATTCCGCCCTCAAAAATGTTCCCGTTTCTTGATTCTACCCAAAC includes:
- a CDS encoding polymorphic toxin type 50 domain-containing protein: MGRELRKQGYSTEEARDRAALWNYIALPAMNGTLGAIGSVVTSIGLITIAGLRGKYAQTIALDDQLNQIQQNQNLQDQQSQTDQNHLAQNKPDGIMNGESSKSTHGFTTTVNSGKQGKHIVGNRNYIQGRSIFNGTVEDAQKLVNEFAGSGSWIGVNKERINFGRVIGQYVNPITGEAVDTTVGIIHYSKTGTHIIPAQPIGGN